In Monodelphis domestica isolate mMonDom1 chromosome 4, mMonDom1.pri, whole genome shotgun sequence, one DNA window encodes the following:
- the LOC130453858 gene encoding heat shock factor-binding protein 1-like — protein MAETDPKTVQDLTAVVHTLLQQMQDKFQTMSDQIIGRIDDMSSRIDDMEKNIADLMTQAGVEEIEGENKIPTTRNS, from the coding sequence ATGGCGGAAACAGACCCCAAAACTGTACAGGACCTGACCGCTGTGGTTCATACACTTCTCCAGCAGATGCAGGACAAATTTCAGACCATGTCAGACCAGATAATTGGCCGAATTGATGATATGAGCAGTCGCATTgatgatatggagaaaaacaTCGCTGACCTTATGACCCAAGCAGGAGtggaagaaatagaaggggaaaacaaaatacCAACTACACGTAATAGTTAA